The proteins below come from a single Miscanthus floridulus cultivar M001 chromosome 1, ASM1932011v1, whole genome shotgun sequence genomic window:
- the LOC136546966 gene encoding splicing factor-like protein 1 has translation MASAETLARSPSREPSSDPPRAASSEPHHNGDGSGAGAGDSSRRRRRSRWEQSNDDSAANNSGGEGGTGGRKRKTRWAEEEPRPAIALPDFMKDFAAEMDPEVHALNARLLEISRLLQSGFPLDDRPEGARSPSPEPVYDNLGIRINTREYRARERLNRERQEIISQLIRRNPAFKPPSDYRPPKLQKKLYIPMKEYPGYNFIGLIIGPRGNTQKRMEKETGAKIVIRGKGSVKEGKLLQKRDLKPDPSENEDLHVLVEADTQEALDAAAGMVEKLLTPVDEVLNEHKRQQLRELAALNGTIRDDEFCRTCGEAGHRQYACPNKMNTFKSDVQCKICGDGGHPTIDCPVKGTSGKKMDDEYQNFLAELGGGSAPESMNKSGGPMLALTGSGGSGGASAGTGSNPPWSTSGGAAATGLNGIKKDYDETNLYIGYLPPTMDDAGLVSLFSQFGDIVMAKVIKDRNTGQSKGYGFVKYSDVSQANAAIAAMNGHHLEGRVIAVRVAGKPPQPAPAVSAPPSYPPPPDLTSGGYSSQSYMGAPPPPPPGSYAPVPWGQPPPYASYPPPPPGSSVYNPAPPAPGQAAPPPYGVQYPPPPPPPPAAPIPPPGTAPSSDGAQNYPPGVTPPSSGAPTHPVATSVYASSGAPNAPSMYPPPPYSYSPYYPSPFQPPPPPPPASVDPSQSIATAPWATHSAVPPPPPPLSSTTDQPTASYGADAEYDKFMSEMK, from the coding sequence ATGGCTTCCGCCGAAACCCTAGCCCGCTCCCCCTCGCGCGAGCCCTCCTCCGACCCGCCACGCGCCGCCTCTTCCGAGCCACACCACAACGGCGATGGCTCCGGCGCGGGCGCCGGAGACtcgtcccgccgccgccgccgcagccgctggGAGCAGTCCAACGACGACTCCGCCGCCAACAACTCCGGCGGCGAGGGCGGGACCGGGGGCCGGAAGCGCAAGACGCGGTGGGCCGAGGAGGAGCCGCGCCCGGCCATCGCGCTCCCGGACTTCATGAAGGACTTCGCCGCCGAGATGGACCCCGAGGTGCACGCCCTCAACGCGCGCCTCCTCGAGATCTCGCGCCTGCTGCAGTCGGGCTTCCCGCTCGACGACCGCCCCGAGGGCGCGCGCTCGCCCTCCCCCGAGCCCGTCTACGACAACCTCGGCATCCGCATCAACACCCGCGAATACCGCGCCAGGGAGCGCCTCAACCGCGAGAGGCAGGAGATCATCTCGCAGCTCATCCGCCGCAACCCCGCCTTCAAGCCCCCCTCCGACTACCGCCCACCCAAGCTCCAGAAGAAGCTCTACATCCCCATGAAGGAGTACCCCGGCTACAACTTTATCGGCCTCATCATTGGCCCTCGTGGCAACACGCAGAAGCGCATGGAGAAGGAGACTGGTGCTAAGATTGTCATCAGGGGGAAGGGTAGTGTCAAGGAAgggaagctgctgcagaagaggGACCTCAAGCCGGATCCCAGCGAGAATGAAGACCTCCACGTGCTTGTCGAGGCAGACACGCAGGAGGCACTGGACGCGGCTGCTGGTATGGTGGAGAAGCTGCTCACCCCGGTGGATGAGGTGCTCAATGAGCACAAGCGGCAGCAGCTCCGGGAGCTTGCTGCGCTTAATGGAACAATTAGGGACGACGAGTTTTGTAGGACATGTGGTGAGGCTGGTCACAGGCAGTATGCTTGCCCCAACAAGATGAACACGTTTAAGAGTGATGTGCAGTGCAAGATCTGCGGGGATGGTGGGCACCCGACTATTGATTGTCCGGTCAAGGGCACTTCTGGGAAGAAGATGGATGATGAATACCAGAACTTCCTGGCTGAGCTTGGTGGTGGGAGTGCACCTGAGTCCATGAACAAATCTGGTGGTCCAATGTTGGCTCTCACAGGAAGCGGTGGTAGTGGTGGTGCTTCTGCTGGAACTGGGAGTAACCCGCCTTGGTCAACCAGTGGTGGTGCTGCTGCCACTGGGCTCAATGGTATCAAGAAGGACTATGACGAGACAAATCTGTATATTGGCTACCTGCCACCTACAATGGATGATGCTGGACTAGTCAGTCTGTTTTCGCAATTTGGGGATATTGTAATGGCTAAGGTGATAAAGGATCGAAACACTGGACAGAGCAAAGGATATGGATTTGTCAAGTATTCAGATGTGTCACAGGCCAATGCAGCGATTGCTGCAATGAATGGTCACCATCTTGAAGGGAGAGTTATTGCGGTTAGAGTTGCAGGAAAGCCGCCACAGCCGGCACCAGCAGTGTCAGCACCCCCATCTTATCCTCCTCCTCCTGATCTTACTTCAGGTGGCTATTCCTCCCAGTCCTACATGGGGgcaccaccgccacctcctccAGGGAGTTATGCTCCAGTTCCTTGGGGGCAGCCACCACCATATGCTTCATATCCTCCGCCACCACCAGGCTCTAGCGTCTACAATCCTGCACCCCCTGCACCAGGTCAAGCTGCCCCACCTCCATATGGGGTGCAGTAtccaccacccccacccccacccccagcAGCTCCGATCCCTCCACCAGGCACTGCTCCATCAAGTGATGGAGCTCAGAACTATCCCCCTGGTGTAACACCACCAAGTTCTGGCGCACCCACCCACCCTGTTGCGACATCAGTATATGCATCATCTGGCGCACCAAATGCACCATCGATGTACCCTCCACCACCTTATAGTTATTCCCCATACTATCCATCACCATTtcagccaccacctccaccaccgccggCTAGTGTTGATCCCTCTCAGAGTATTGCAACTGCACCTTGGGCAACCCACAGTGCagtgccgccaccaccaccacctttgtCCTCCACAACCGACCAGCCTACTGCTTCCTATGGTGCCGATGCAGAGTATGACAAGTTTATGTCAGAGATGAAGTGA